A single Amia ocellicauda isolate fAmiCal2 chromosome 9, fAmiCal2.hap1, whole genome shotgun sequence DNA region contains:
- the LOC136759406 gene encoding uncharacterized protein LOC136759406 isoform X2, whose amino-acid sequence MRTCLALLVFAAIAVQSDGLRCHTCVAATEDECNRQGSHGCPQYADACATITGPNTVMKSCSYKSFCDKAHQSNPGVKMDCCFSDDCNSPPKGRGASHGGHNAGATLSCCPTLILGALLLKLTASKL is encoded by the exons ATGAGAACTTGCCTGGCTCTGTTGGTTTTTGCGGCCATCGCAGTGCAGA GCGACGGGCTGAGGTGTCACACCTGCGTGGCGGCGACCGAGGACGAGTGTAACCGCCAGGGCTCCCACGGCTGCCCGCAGTACGCAGACGCCTGCGCCACCATCACAGGACCCA ACACCGTCATGAAGTCCTGCTCCTACAAGTCCTTCTGCGATAAAGCGCACCAGAGCAACCCCGGGGTCAAAATGGACTGCTGTTTCTCCGATGACTGCAACAGCCCCCCCAAGGGCAGAGGAGCCAGCCACGGGGGCCACAACGCGGGGGCCACCCTCTCCTGTTGCCCCACCCTCATCCTCGGGGCTTTGCTATTGAAATTGACCGCCAGCAAGCTGTAA
- the LOC136759406 gene encoding uncharacterized protein LOC136759406 isoform X1: MRTCLALLVFAAIAVQTVLCCSVCKGDGLRCHTCVAATEDECNRQGSHGCPQYADACATITGPNTVMKSCSYKSFCDKAHQSNPGVKMDCCFSDDCNSPPKGRGASHGGHNAGATLSCCPTLILGALLLKLTASKL, translated from the exons ATGAGAACTTGCCTGGCTCTGTTGGTTTTTGCGGCCATCGCAGTGCAGA ctgtgttgtgttgttcgGTCTGTAAAGGCGACGGGCTGAGGTGTCACACCTGCGTGGCGGCGACCGAGGACGAGTGTAACCGCCAGGGCTCCCACGGCTGCCCGCAGTACGCAGACGCCTGCGCCACCATCACAGGACCCA ACACCGTCATGAAGTCCTGCTCCTACAAGTCCTTCTGCGATAAAGCGCACCAGAGCAACCCCGGGGTCAAAATGGACTGCTGTTTCTCCGATGACTGCAACAGCCCCCCCAAGGGCAGAGGAGCCAGCCACGGGGGCCACAACGCGGGGGCCACCCTCTCCTGTTGCCCCACCCTCATCCTCGGGGCTTTGCTATTGAAATTGACCGCCAGCAAGCTGTAA